A single region of the Methanomicrobia archaeon genome encodes:
- a CDS encoding CBS domain-containing protein yields the protein MAEGKKSILDFYELTANEIMARKLWELPLVEQDASIDRVLDVLTESDHVWVVESRESKKVIGIITEHDILHIFSPDKKVSFFGSPTKKTLHYESFENAAHLMSRNPVVCDPEETVADVLKKMVFHSIRRIPVVEHDELKGEITLHHLIKEFHAFLKTPGRL from the coding sequence ATGGCAGAAGGGAAAAAATCAATCCTCGATTTTTACGAACTCACGGCGAACGAGATCATGGCTCGAAAGCTCTGGGAGCTGCCGCTTGTCGAGCAAGATGCGAGTATCGACCGCGTTTTGGATGTCCTTACTGAAAGCGATCATGTCTGGGTCGTTGAAAGCAGAGAAAGCAAGAAGGTGATCGGCATCATCACCGAGCACGATATCCTGCATATCTTCTCGCCCGATAAAAAAGTCTCATTCTTCGGCTCACCAACGAAGAAGACATTACACTACGAAAGTTTTGAAAATGCCGCGCACCTCATGTCCAGAAACCCCGTCGTATGCGACCCCGAGGAAACGGTAGCGGACGTATTAAAGAAGATGGTATTCCATAGCATACGACGAATTCCCGTTGTAGAACATGACGAGCTCAAAGGTGAGATAACGCTCCATCACTTGATAAAGGAATTTCACGCGTTCTTGAAAACGCCCGGCAGGCTATAA
- a CDS encoding cation:proton antiporter, with product MEAMNVILALGIMIFVGFLAGLTLEKLKFPMITGYIILGMLLSPSVLNIIPIETVGQLDIVTDIALGLIAYLIGSSLHWEDIQRLAKTIVWIIPFESLGAWFLVTVVLALLGPFIIPNGTFWQTYFPLALIIGAVSSATAPAATMAIISESRARGPFTTTLLAVVGFDDSIAVIAFAIASGIAQPLVKNAGSFSSYHMISIPALHIAGSIVVGVIFAITLVYVLRLLKRREFLVVVIVGTILLCTGVSDFLGLSSILANMVLGFVLVNNVKRKELTTVVEEFENVIFVLFFVLAGLHFDLSVMKLAGILALLIVLARCSGKYLGVRAGATISHAPDNVKNYLGLALLPKAGVTIGLILLASIEFPSFGVLMLNAVLASTIINELIAPPLTKYALSKAGEAQVVT from the coding sequence ATGGAAGCGATGAACGTCATATTGGCACTTGGCATAATGATCTTTGTCGGTTTTCTTGCGGGCTTGACATTGGAAAAGCTCAAATTCCCCATGATCACCGGTTACATCATTCTCGGCATGCTACTGAGCCCTTCGGTTCTCAACATTATACCAATCGAAACAGTAGGACAGCTGGATATCGTTACCGACATTGCCCTTGGGCTTATCGCGTACTTGATCGGGAGCAGTCTTCACTGGGAAGATATACAACGGTTAGCCAAAACGATCGTGTGGATAATCCCATTTGAAAGTTTAGGTGCGTGGTTTCTCGTTACCGTGGTGTTAGCTCTCCTAGGACCGTTCATTATTCCCAATGGAACTTTCTGGCAGACCTATTTCCCTCTAGCACTGATCATCGGTGCGGTATCCTCGGCAACCGCGCCTGCCGCGACAATGGCGATCATCAGCGAGAGCCGGGCACGAGGCCCGTTCACCACAACGCTCTTGGCGGTGGTCGGATTTGATGACTCGATTGCGGTTATTGCGTTCGCGATCGCGTCTGGCATCGCCCAACCGCTGGTGAAGAATGCGGGCAGTTTCTCCTCGTACCACATGATCAGCATTCCCGCGCTTCACATTGCTGGATCCATAGTGGTTGGTGTTATCTTTGCCATTACGTTAGTCTACGTGCTCAGACTCTTAAAACGGCGCGAATTCCTTGTTGTCGTGATTGTTGGCACGATCCTGTTATGTACCGGCGTTTCCGATTTCTTGGGGCTTTCCTCTATTTTGGCTAATATGGTGCTCGGCTTCGTCCTTGTTAATAACGTAAAGCGAAAGGAACTGACCACCGTCGTTGAGGAATTCGAGAACGTGATCTTTGTGCTGTTCTTCGTCTTGGCCGGCTTGCACTTCGATTTAAGTGTCATGAAACTCGCGGGCATCTTAGCGCTCCTAATCGTGCTCGCGCGATGTTCAGGAAAATACCTCGGCGTGCGAGCAGGTGCGACGATCTCTCACGCTCCGGATAACGTGAAAAACTACCTCGGCCTTGCGCTCCTACCCAAAGCAGGGGTGACCATAGGGCTCATTCTTCTCGCATCAATTGAATTCCCCTCTTTTGGCGTTCTCATGTTAAATGCGGTGTTGGCCTCTACGATCATTAACGAACTCATTGCGCCACCGTTGACAAAATATGCGCTTTCAAAAGCGGGTGAGGCACAAGTAGTTACGTGA
- a CDS encoding Dna2/Cas4 domain-containing protein — protein MCTMMPPTQNHQALTKVSELTSYLLCPRLVYFSARGYEGQKRAEGNERSVIEHILWKELGFNLHLVYRGEDEESEADGKTEEEAVKRVIEDIVDGVTWIYKDELKDVENELFEAVKSDFLTGIANSEWLGKLRTETGLAELEQSYGYEREHTTVSERIGLIGSVDKLIRVSEEEFVPCVIKTGRCPEYGVWRSDRMQLAAYAMLIEEEFGTTVQRGFVEYIRTATIRESHIKKRDRALAFQALKHVKKIKGGAFPEKGANAPCDNCAFLDRCETKKTLLSKLFK, from the coding sequence TTGTGTACTATGATGCCGCCCACGCAGAATCACCAAGCACTCACTAAAGTCTCCGAGTTAACCTCGTATCTCCTATGCCCTCGGCTGGTGTATTTCAGTGCCCGCGGCTATGAAGGGCAGAAACGCGCGGAGGGAAACGAGCGGAGCGTAATCGAGCATATCCTGTGGAAGGAACTAGGGTTCAATTTGCACCTCGTTTACCGTGGAGAGGACGAAGAGAGCGAAGCCGATGGGAAAACAGAGGAGGAGGCTGTAAAACGAGTGATCGAGGATATCGTGGACGGTGTGACGTGGATTTATAAAGACGAGCTGAAAGATGTGGAGAATGAGCTGTTTGAAGCGGTAAAATCAGATTTCCTGACGGGTATAGCAAACAGCGAGTGGCTCGGTAAACTCAGAACCGAAACTGGGCTGGCAGAGCTGGAGCAATCCTACGGCTATGAACGTGAACACACGACGGTATCGGAGAGGATAGGCCTGATCGGCAGCGTGGATAAGCTGATTCGGGTCAGTGAGGAGGAGTTTGTACCGTGCGTGATAAAGACGGGCAGATGCCCTGAGTACGGTGTATGGCGGAGCGATCGAATGCAGCTGGCGGCGTATGCCATGCTGATCGAGGAGGAGTTCGGAACAACGGTGCAGCGCGGTTTTGTGGAATATATACGAACCGCGACCATTCGCGAATCACACATAAAGAAGAGGGATCGCGCGCTCGCATTTCAGGCATTGAAGCACGTGAAGAAGATTAAGGGCGGTGCGTTCCCCGAGAAAGGCGCGAATGCGCCTTGCGATAACTGTGCCTTCCTCGATCGCTGCGAGACGAAGAAGACGCTGCTTTCTAAACTGTTTAAATGA
- a CDS encoding DUF169 domain-containing protein has product MDEFIKNVGIIVEALGIEKEPVGVKYTDEDPGVAIEPESYAVCGAILNAAEGKVIMLSEGSCACHGGKSHIGLTQRRSIPWKMLVEGEKLWIDVKTAIRSNAEVEQLAKPPVGLSKKVFLYPVRKGLFLPDLVLLLVNSEQASRLITLNQFWDGKTPSMEMRGALCWSMITYPLVSGNFNLSVGDISARRLEQWDPAIMVASIPGERIRGIAEAVDFSTAGRAEPSEQFKRLTKQMRSRR; this is encoded by the coding sequence ATGGATGAATTTATAAAAAACGTTGGAATTATTGTCGAAGCGTTGGGTATCGAGAAAGAGCCGGTGGGGGTAAAGTACACCGACGAAGACCCCGGCGTTGCGATCGAACCGGAAAGTTACGCGGTGTGCGGAGCGATACTCAATGCCGCGGAGGGTAAAGTCATCATGCTTTCCGAGGGGAGTTGCGCCTGTCACGGCGGAAAGAGCCATATCGGGCTCACGCAGCGGAGATCAATCCCATGGAAGATGCTTGTTGAAGGCGAAAAGCTCTGGATTGACGTTAAAACCGCGATACGGTCAAACGCAGAGGTTGAGCAGCTGGCAAAACCGCCCGTGGGGCTTTCGAAGAAGGTTTTCCTTTATCCGGTACGAAAGGGGCTATTTCTGCCGGATCTCGTCCTTCTGCTTGTCAACTCAGAGCAGGCATCACGGCTCATCACCTTAAATCAGTTCTGGGACGGCAAGACGCCCTCGATGGAGATGCGAGGGGCGCTCTGCTGGAGCATGATCACCTACCCGCTGGTGTCTGGGAACTTCAACCTCTCGGTTGGCGATATCAGTGCGCGGAGGCTCGAGCAGTGGGATCCCGCGATTATGGTTGCATCGATCCCGGGGGAGCGGATCAGGGGCATTGCAGAAGCCGTCGATTTCAGTACCGCCGGGAGGGCTGAGCCGTCGGAGCAATTCAAACGACTGACCAAGCAGATGCGGTCACGAAGGTAG
- the mfnA gene encoding tyrosine decarboxylase MfnA, with protein MEERGMSREAVESILQEKKLKDLSYERILSSMCTYPHEIAVYAHRVFLESNLGDSGLFPGTKELEENVVRMIGGLLGNENASGYMSTGGTESNIQAIRAIRNRKRKEGLRAMNIIVPATAHFSFEKIADLLSLEVRQASLDDLLRVDVNSVERLIDGKTIALVGIAGTTEFGQIDPIRELSDLALERDLFLLVDAAFGGFVIPFLDVKYEFDFSLDGVSAITIDPHKMGMSTLGAGCLLFRDDSFLDELAVATPYLTTKGQCSLTGTRSGGSAAATYAVLKYLGKEGLKKIIDKCMRLTRLLVAGAKRIDVYPVIEPVMNVVTLRLPEAEVDRIANALGERGWRVSVTRKPKALRLVIMPHTDEETLNLFIEDLEDVV; from the coding sequence ATGGAAGAGCGAGGTATGAGTAGAGAAGCGGTAGAGTCGATACTTCAGGAGAAGAAGCTGAAGGATCTCTCGTACGAGCGGATTTTGAGTTCGATGTGCACGTATCCGCACGAGATAGCGGTGTATGCACATCGGGTATTTCTGGAATCGAATCTGGGCGATTCCGGGCTGTTCCCGGGTACAAAGGAGCTGGAAGAGAACGTTGTTCGGATGATCGGCGGGCTGCTGGGCAACGAGAACGCTTCTGGCTATATGTCCACTGGCGGAACGGAATCGAATATCCAGGCGATACGAGCGATACGGAACAGGAAGAGGAAGGAAGGCCTGCGCGCTATGAACATCATCGTGCCGGCGACCGCTCATTTCTCGTTCGAAAAGATCGCGGACCTCTTGAGCCTCGAAGTACGTCAAGCCTCTTTGGATGACCTGCTGCGCGTGGACGTGAACTCGGTAGAACGCTTGATCGATGGCAAGACAATCGCGCTAGTCGGGATCGCAGGAACGACCGAATTCGGTCAGATAGACCCGATACGGGAACTTTCGGATCTCGCATTGGAACGGGACCTGTTTCTGCTGGTGGATGCTGCATTTGGCGGGTTTGTGATTCCGTTTCTTGATGTGAAGTATGAGTTCGATTTCTCGCTCGACGGCGTAAGTGCGATCACGATAGACCCGCATAAGATGGGCATGAGTACGCTCGGCGCGGGCTGTCTCTTGTTCAGGGACGACTCGTTTTTAGACGAATTGGCCGTGGCAACGCCGTATTTGACGACCAAAGGCCAGTGCTCATTGACCGGTACGCGAAGCGGCGGGTCTGCAGCGGCTACGTATGCAGTGCTCAAATATCTCGGTAAAGAAGGCCTGAAAAAGATAATAGACAAATGCATGCGGCTCACGAGGCTGTTAGTAGCTGGCGCAAAGCGTATCGACGTTTATCCGGTCATCGAGCCCGTGATGAACGTAGTAACGCTGCGTTTACCAGAGGCTGAGGTGGATCGGATAGCGAATGCACTCGGAGAGCGAGGATGGCGCGTTTCTGTGACACGCAAGCCAAAAGCGCTCCGATTGGTAATCATGCCACACACCGATGAAGAAACGCTAAACCTGTTCATAGAAGATCTGGAGGATGTGGTGTAG
- a CDS encoding PD40 domain-containing protein, whose amino-acid sequence MNEKFDLVIRFVNGFIIVIVILLILLPLVSAPDTATITNMGVKQLTPEPWDQKSFSWWQCVFSWSPDSTKVAYFSVENTFQEEEVLEDSTISRDVYNNLVLGVMNADGTGKIKCDEFSARGDRETGFLIGSDFSWSPDSKAIVYTRYGKPLEAPWEDDCDSASIWRMNTETSEKKELAQRAMNPSLSPDGKLIAYVFKETSNANRDIWIMNADGSNKKKLASNAGFDALSPSWSPDGTKIVYMGTVKYQWEKVSTWITEADGANNMQLASGAWFPRWNHDGTKIAYQSVDDKHDKKELWQGSVWIVNPDGTEKKPLITDSNTLSFMFSKWSPDSTKLTTITSVVENEVVVLNADGSGKYWPIPNNGYGSWSPDGKMIVYVSGSGDVHVINADGTQDKKLVSTRGTLETLLGVLWSPDGTKITYPVGEMSQVPRQSNVSVWVMTVGEIGDIPTLTPTPSGTLMSTPTVTPTHEEESPSSPPKERVPGFEALFVITGLLTAVYLIRRRKG is encoded by the coding sequence ATGAATGAAAAATTTGATTTGGTGATAAGATTTGTAAATGGCTTTATAATAGTAATAGTCATTTTGTTGATTTTGTTACCATTAGTATCAGCGCCCGATACAGCAACTATAACAAATATGGGGGTGAAACAATTAACCCCTGAGCCATGGGATCAAAAAAGTTTTTCATGGTGGCAGTGTGTTTTTTCGTGGAGTCCTGATAGTACAAAGGTAGCATATTTCTCAGTGGAAAATACTTTTCAAGAAGAGGAGGTGTTAGAAGACAGCACAATCTCCCGTGATGTATACAACAATCTTGTTTTAGGTGTAATGAATGCAGACGGAACTGGAAAAATAAAATGTGATGAATTTTCAGCGAGAGGGGATAGGGAGACCGGTTTTCTTATTGGATCCGATTTTAGTTGGAGTCCTGATAGCAAAGCAATTGTTTATACGAGATACGGAAAGCCTCTTGAAGCTCCTTGGGAGGATGACTGCGATTCTGCATCGATATGGAGAATGAATACTGAAACAAGCGAAAAGAAAGAACTGGCTCAAAGAGCTATGAATCCTTCCTTGAGTCCAGATGGAAAACTGATAGCGTATGTATTTAAAGAAACATCAAATGCTAACCGTGATATTTGGATAATGAACGCGGATGGAAGCAACAAGAAAAAATTGGCATCAAATGCGGGATTCGACGCGTTATCACCTTCTTGGAGTCCTGATGGCACAAAGATAGTATATATGGGCACAGTTAAATATCAATGGGAAAAAGTTAGCACTTGGATAACAGAGGCAGATGGAGCAAATAATATGCAGTTGGCGTCAGGCGCTTGGTTTCCTAGATGGAATCATGATGGCACTAAAATAGCATATCAGTCTGTGGACGATAAACATGACAAAAAAGAACTGTGGCAGGGTTCTGTTTGGATTGTTAATCCCGATGGAACCGAGAAAAAACCCCTTATAACAGACTCAAATACATTGAGTTTTATGTTTTCAAAATGGAGTCCCGATAGTACAAAACTGACCACGATCACGTCAGTTGTTGAAAATGAGGTAGTGGTACTGAATGCAGATGGAAGTGGAAAATACTGGCCAATTCCTAATAATGGATATGGTTCGTGGAGCCCAGATGGAAAAATGATTGTATATGTATCCGGCTCGGGAGATGTTCATGTAATAAATGCCGATGGAACGCAAGATAAAAAATTGGTGTCGACGAGGGGTACTCTAGAAACCCTTCTTGGAGTATTGTGGAGTCCCGATGGGACAAAAATAACATATCCCGTAGGTGAAATGTCACAAGTACCTCGGCAATCTAATGTGTCAGTTTGGGTAATGACGGTTGGTGAAATTGGCGACATTCCTACACTCACACCAACGCCATCTGGAACCCTGATGTCTACACCAACAGTAACGCCGACCCATGAAGAAGAATCTCCATCATCCCCACCAAAAGAAAGAGTCCCAGGGTTTGAAGCATTATTCGTAATTACAGGACTATTGACGGCTGTATATCTAATTAGGAGAAGAAAGGGATAA
- a CDS encoding MBL fold metallo-hydrolase, with protein MESMRIKDGVYWFRERGMFDANTYVLQDELTVLIDPGLEPYLEPRLNAMQDDGIAPRDIDVIAITHLHPDHCGAVAALQEISGAKVALHPLQVEYLEAMDEGSRDTLGMGITRKFRADIVLADRLSLGSTELKILYTPGHSPASICFYSWDLKILICGDLVFEQGVGRTDLPFGNLAELKNSIETVSALDTEVLLPGHGGILEGQESIRRNYEFVKMFFTSVFSE; from the coding sequence ATGGAGAGCATGAGAATCAAAGACGGCGTGTATTGGTTCAGGGAGCGCGGAATGTTTGATGCGAACACGTACGTGTTGCAGGACGAACTCACGGTGCTCATAGACCCCGGCTTGGAACCGTACCTTGAGCCGCGACTGAACGCGATGCAGGACGATGGAATTGCGCCACGCGATATAGATGTGATCGCGATTACGCATCTCCATCCCGACCACTGTGGCGCAGTAGCGGCGCTTCAAGAGATTTCGGGTGCGAAGGTTGCGCTTCATCCGTTACAGGTGGAGTATCTTGAGGCTATGGATGAGGGCTCGCGCGATACCCTCGGCATGGGCATAACCAGAAAGTTCCGTGCGGATATCGTGCTTGCAGATCGGTTGAGCCTGGGAAGTACGGAACTGAAGATACTGTATACGCCGGGGCATTCGCCAGCCAGCATTTGCTTTTATTCCTGGGATCTGAAGATCTTGATCTGTGGCGATCTGGTATTTGAGCAGGGTGTCGGACGAACCGATTTGCCGTTTGGCAATCTGGCAGAGTTGAAAAATTCGATCGAGACGGTATCGGCACTCGATACTGAAGTGCTCCTGCCGGGGCATGGGGGAATACTCGAAGGACAGGAGAGCATCAGGAGGAATTATGAGTTTGTGAAGATGTTCTTCACGTCGGTTTTTTCGGAATAA